A part of Drosophila ananassae strain 14024-0371.13 chromosome 2R, ASM1763931v2, whole genome shotgun sequence genomic DNA contains:
- the LOC6493070 gene encoding seminase yields MQCLRALSCLLAVSNVLAEDLNKTIAPQRPSPRVINGYLITNEKLGGFLIAMRYDDEFICGGSLIKESIVLTAAHCFIRRYNKSKWTAEGGISNLTESGVQRYIKKFAWPIQFRRKTMDMDVALVLLNAPMVGIGIDTIPLCSHTVSTGTTLQVSGWGLIYPRTAEPENLLRAVAVPVIDRNKCRQAYRPKVLITENMICASVLGKKDACMYDSGGPLVYQNEVCGIVSFGIGCASDKYPGVYTDVYKVAPFIEKTMKKFLQG; encoded by the exons ATGCAATGCCTTCGGGCTTTGAGTTGCCTGCTGGCTGTATCGAATGTCCTGGCGGAGGACCTCAACAAAACTATAGCGCCTCAGCGTCCAAGTCCACGAGTCATCAACGGCTATCTGATCACAAACGAAAAACTGGGTGGATTCTTGATAGCGATGCGTTACGACGACGAATTCATCTGTGGCGGCAGCTTGATCAAGGAGAGCATTGTCCTGACAGCGGCCCACTGCTTCATTCGGCGTTACAATAAATCCAAATGGACGGCCGAGGGCGGGATCTCCAACCTCACGGAATCGGGAGTTCAGCGCTACATCAAGAAATTCGCCTGGCCCATCCAGTTCCGGAGAAAAACTATGGAcatggatgtggccttggtGCTGCTGAATGCACCCATGGTGGGTATTGGAATCGACACCATCCCTCTGTGTTCTCACACCGTTAGCACAGGCACCACGCTCCAAGTTTCTGGCTGGGGATTAATCTATCCGAGGACTGCCGAGCCCGAAAATCTTCTTAGAGCCGTGGCAGTGCCGGTGATAGATAGAAACAAATGCCGACAAGCCTATCGGCCGAAGG TTCTCATAACGGAAAACATGATCTGTGCTTCAgttttgggtaaaaaagatgccTGCATGTACGACTCCGGAGGACCCCTGGTTTACCAGAACGAGGTATGCGGAATTGTGTCCTTTGGCATCGGATGTGCCAGTGACAAGTATCCCGGCGTCTATACAGATGTGTATAAAGTGGCTCCCTTTATTGAGAAGACCATGAAGAAGTTCCTACAGGGTTAA
- the LOC6493069 gene encoding uncharacterized protein LOC6493069, which translates to MVRRSKKRTSESRLSVAVITEEEWMARTLKYVQRLQDLHTSSNLVKEAKEECTELMFQQLMNEKWKTYVSCDGLPDSEQPRDIRSFLFQLRTEEKANKKDDISWVLSVDERSILSQAPERQDFTRETLLETTRPEIGKFYDDTILRILETLKRVQQTLREEDTILSMPVTRVFEMAKMPAELYAEIVTFFDKLSYRVISSPESYMTAKGCMLADYCYKAKNFNFQLWGLQDVPVRFNYMTLPLLYADLGCVGVTVQLPLSVLHDNLTLRCIHFFFDPYSHLAKSYELPGDQGNTPICGIMNIEDSAASEWAAQVDIQEELMLKMSNQMQVYQDAMEVIEAEKTKIAENKEMRLENKPPSKLPKKPQELPEGKVPDPYKIFIDREEQECKDFFMETFNPRNINLLPFEVNLRQYIMMGGIYSMVFLRKPKHTAFQKFNITMHEEGRTLHVEQLQADIGLEDEVGPSGTKRSHDFSLITEPDLHLNQDDLPYFILTFKMPLHLCRWGEPMVCQFIEEEVQGPEAEVEELTEDVDKKHKKKPKKPRKPENPTSARRSTISKSVAESQASADLSARGKPISHRSLAVRESSLNIYRPSAIDLLRRSASYPSVPADLVKNFYLQQGPLKKKEMQIMQRYCIPLLLSSFKFPQEFRDEALEDEQTNKKSVGPLYRRRVIEADVEKDVTADVYTFNYEDQSKPERIYPIFERTPEMNMEENELKPQDSQHSQGDDMTLYQFMTTLENIKGKYEESAKKIFNQTAPQGVKIPRRLHHADTPVSSSRVERAGSRSRRNTSVVLASNKDAPSSTTVGVESEKDAETDLGDSEIGDGTGARKSRIPGLTPSAAPTSKKYVELTKVTHWTTEYILESNFDYELKVLTVKTDRLGDFGFAYPRYIHFPFRNWELDQNELNPDELIFTVDTQFVRVVFFISNKGIRGYVIDIPKEYVANPLKYLEITEPIVDFVELRKRFQDMNLNVFAELDASCYIDQGYFSIKHLAAELHVYDIMSIHCKLMKFYRSDWNRLATNRDLILRLRNPKDMHDASEVTARVTPESATFVEVSEVCTENVDVIKLSYQSTWRNIGSYTDLHQLINSMYPNATDMRNRDSKQMFYLQELLREIRPLSFS; encoded by the exons atggttaGGCGTTCGAAAAAAAGGACTTCGGAAAGCAGATTATCGGTGGCTGTTATCACGGAGGAAGAGTGGATGGCTAGAACGCTAAAATATGTTCAGCGGTTGCAGGACCTCCATACCAGTTCGAATTTAGTAAAAG AAGCCAAGGAGGAGTGCACGGAACTAATGTTCCAACAATTGATGAACGAAAAATGGAAAACCTATGTCTCCTGCGATGGCTTGCCCGATTCCGAACAACCCCGTGACATTCGGAGTTTTCTCTTCCAGCTGCGTACTGAAGAGAAGGCGAACAAGAAAGACGACATTAGCTGGGTCCTCTCCGTGGATGAGCGCAGTATCCTGTCCCAAGCTCCCGAACGCCAGGACTTCACACGCGAAACGCTCTTAGAGACGACCCGACCGGAAATAGGAAAGTTCTATGACGACACCATCCTGCGAATTTTAGAGACCCTCAAACGCGTCCAACAGACTCTTCGTGAGGAGGATACCATCTTAAGTATGCCGGTCACCCGAGTTTTCGAAATGGCTAAG ATGCCCGCCGAACTGTATGCGGAAATAGTAACATTCTTCGACAAACTCTCCTACCGGGTCATTTCTTCACCTGAATCCTATATGAC ggCCAAAGGCTGTATGCTCGCCGATTACTGCTACAAAGCCAAGAACTTTAACTTCCAATTGTGGGGTCTGCAGGACGTCCCTGTGCGTTTCAATTATATGAC GCTGCCCTTACTATACGCCGATTTAGGTTGTGTTGGAGTAACCGTGCAGCTGCCTCTGAGCGTCCTCCACGACAACCTGACCCTAAGATGTATACACTTCTTTTTCGACCCGTACTCCCATCTGGCCAAGAGCTACGAGCTCCCCGGCGACCAGGGCAATACTCCCATTTGTGGAATTATGAACATCGAGGACAGTGCCGCCAGCGAATGGGCAGCccaggtggacattcaggaGGAGCTAATGCTAAAAATGTCCAACCAAATGCAAGTCTATCAAGATGCTATGGA GGTCATTGAAGCTGAAAAGACAAAGATCGCTGAAAATAAGGAAATGAGATTAGAGAATAAACCCCCTTCTAAGTTGCCAAAGAAGCCGCAGGAGTTACCAGAGGGCAAGGTCCCTGATCCTTATAAGATCTTTATTGATAGAGAAGAGCAAGAGTGCAAAGATTTTTTTATGGAAACATTCAATCCCCGCAACATTAATCTGTTGCCATTTGAA gTAAATCTCCGGCAATATATAATGATGGGAGGTATTTACTCTATGGTCTTTCTGCGAAAACCCAAGCATACCGCTTTTCAGAAATTCAATATAACGATGCACGAGGAGGGTCGGACTTTGCATGTCGAACAACTCCAGGCAGACATCGGGTTGGAGGACGAGGTTGGTCCAAGTGGTACGAAACGGAGCCATGATTTTTCGTTGATTACGGAGCCCGACCTTCATCTGAACCAGGACGACTTACCATACTTTATCCTGACCTTTAAGATGCCCTTACATTTATGTCGGTGGGGCGAACCGATGGTCTGCCAGTTCATTGAAGAGGAGGTACAGGGACCGGAGGCCGAGGTGGAGGAACTCACCGAGGATGTTGacaaaaagcacaaaaaaaaaccaaaaaagccGCGAAAACCTGAAAATCCTACTTCCGCAAGGAGGAGCACAATATCAAAGAGCGTAGCGGAGAGTCAAGCCTCGGCAGATCTTTCTGCAAGAGGGAAACCCATAAGTCATCGATCGCTGGCTGTACGGGAGAGCTCCTTGAACATCTACCGGCCCTCGGCCATAGATTTGCTCCGCCGTAGTGCTTCCTACCCAAGTGTTCCCGCCGATTTGGTGAAGAACTTTTACCTACAACAGGGACCTCTGAAGAAGAAGGAAATGCAGATAATGCAGCGGTACTGCATACCTCTATTATTGTCCTCGTTCAAGTTCCCGCAGGAGTTTCGAGACGAGGCTCTAGAAGACGAGCAAACGAATAAGAAGTCAGTAGGTCCACTTTATCGCCGTCGTGTCATAGAGGCCGATGTGGAAAAGGACGTGACTGCCGACGTTTACACATTCAATTACGAGGATCAGTCCAAACCTGAGCGAATATATCCTATATTCGAACGAACGCCCGAAATGAATATGGAGGAAAATGAGTTGAAACCACAAGATTCACAGCATAGTCAAGGTGATGACATGACACTTTATCAATTTATGACTACCCTCGAGAACATAAAGGGAAAATATGAAGAGAGTGCCAAAAAGATATTTAATCAAACGGCACCACAAGGGGTGAAGATACCCCGAAGACTTCATCATGCAGATACTCCAGTGAGTTCATCTCGAGTCGAGCGCGCCGGTTCCAGAAGTCGCAGGAATACGAGTGTTGTCTTGGCGTCTAATAAGGACGCTCCTAGTTCAACTACTGTGGGCGTAGAATCGGAAAAAGATGCCGAAACGGATTTGGGTGATTCAGAAATCGGCGATGGAACAGGAGCACGCAAGAGCCGTATTCCCGGATTAACGCCTTCCGCCGCTCCAACGTCAAAGAAATATGTCGAATTAACAAAGGTCACCCACTGGACCACCGAGTATATTCTGGAGTCGAACTTCGACTATGAACTTAAAGTCTTGACCGTTAAGACCGATCGCTTGGGTGACTTTGGGTTTGCCTATCCGCGATATATTCATTTTCCCTTTCGGAATTGGGAACTTGACCAAAATGAATTAAA TCCTGATGAGCTAATCTTTACCGTGGACACCCAGTTCGTACGAGTGGTCTTTTTCATCAGTAATAAGGGTATTCGAGGATATGTGATTGATATTCCAAAGGAGTACGTAGCCAATCCGCTTAAGTATTTGGAGATCACTGAACCGATTGTTGATTTCGTCGAGTTGCGCAAA CGCTTTCAGGACATGAACCTGAACGTGTTTGCGGAACTCGATGCCAGTTGCTACATCGACCAGGGATATTTCTCCATAAAGCACTTGGCAGCGGAGTTGCACGTCTACGATATAATGTCTATTCACTGCAAGCTGATGAAGTTCTACCGCTCCGACTGGAACCGTCTAGCCACTAACCGTGACCTAATCCTTCGGCTGCGCAATCCCAAGGACATGCATGATGCATCCGAGGTCACGGCCAGGGTAACTCCCGAGTCAGCGACCTTCGTGGAGGTGTCTGAAGTCTGCACCGAAAACGTCGACGTCATCAAGCTGTCCTATCAGTCCACTTGGCGCAATATCGGG AGTTATACGGACCTGCACCAACTGATCAACTCCATGTATCCGAATGCCACGGATATGCGAAATCGAGACTCCAAGCAAATGTTCTACTTGCAAGAGCTCCTGCGCGAAATTCGACCTCTGAGCTTCTCGTAG
- the LOC6493071 gene encoding seminase, whose amino-acid sequence MANLWACCLLAISFKWMDVLGQDLNQTIDLGKLAKVVAPLATVHARVVGGEMTTIEKLGGYLIALRYKKDFICGGSLIHDLIVLTAAHCFIGREQVNNWQAEGGITKLTDKGEVRKAKKYIRSGSFRVDDLNMDVAVMLLQKPMTGKKIKKVSLCSKDLKEGTKLTVSGWGLTEPKQVKPVKELRTVTVPIINKKKCRQTYRPTSNITNSMLCASVLGKQDACTFDSGGPLVYGNEVCGIVSFGIGCASSRYPGVYTDVFYVKKFVEESMKNLLDNK is encoded by the exons ATGGCAAATCTTTGGGCCTGCTGCCTGCTCGCTATCAGCTTCAAATGGATGGACGTCCTGGGCCAGGATCTAAACCAGACCATCGATCTGGGAAAGCTGGCAAAGGTAGTTGCACCACTAGCAACTGTACATGCTCGTGTTGTGGGAGGTGAGATGACCACCATAGAGAAACTGGGCGGATACTTGATTGCCCTGCGCTACAAGAAGGACTTCATATGCGGAGGTTCTCTGATCCACGACCTTATTGTCCTGACGGCAGCTCACTGCTTCATTGGTCGTGAGCAGGTGAATAATTGGCAGGCCGAGGGCGGCATCACCAAACTGACCGACAAGGGCGAGGTCCGCAAGGCCAAGAAATACATCAGATCCGGCAGCTTTCGAGTGGATGATTTGAACATGGATGTGGCGGTGATGCTACTCCAAAAACCGATGACCggtaagaaaataaaaaaagtgtCGCTTTGCTCAAAGGATCTCAAGGAGGGGACGAAGCTCACAGTTTCCGGCTGGGGACTAACCGAACCTAAACAGGTGAAGCCGGTGAAGGAACTACGTACGGTTACAGTGCCAATTATCAACAAAAAGAAATGCCGGCAAACATATCGACCTACAT CCAATATAACGAACAGCATGCTATGCGCCTCGGTTCTGGGTAAACAGGATGCCTGCACTTTTGACTCCGGAGGACCTTTGGTCTACGGCAACGAGGTCTGCGGAATTGTATCCTTCGGCATCGGATGTGCCAGTAGTCGCTATCCTGGCGTCTATACGGATGTGTTCTATGTGAAGAAGTTTGTCGAGGAGAGCATGAAGAATTTATTagataataaataa